CGAAAAAAGGCGACCTCAACGGGCCGCCTTTTATAAGGAGTAATTCTGTATGATTATGGCTGCGGGGCGGCAGGCTGGCGCTTTTGCAGGAAGATGCTGAGGCCCAACTGCCCACGTAGGTTGCCGCCTGAATAGGCCTGTCCCAGATCAGTATGGTAATACCCGGCCGTAGCTTCCAGGGCAATGTTTGGGGTGAAAAAGTAATTATAGCCTACTGCGCCATGGAAGCCCGAATAGGTATTTCTGGAGTTCTGCTGCACCGTAGCTTCCCCCTGTTGCTTGGTCTCAGCCCGAAAGCGCGAATGATACAGGGCAACTCCCGCTTCAGCAAAAAAGCGGTGCTTGCTGCCACTGGGAACATAGTAACGAGCAAAAGGGCCCAGACCATAGCCTATTCCTTGGTGGGTATAGCGGTAGGGCGTTATAGGAGTAGAGGTATAGGTATTCTGACTGAAGTATGAGTAATCAACATTCACTCTGGTACCTACCAGAAAATTATCCAACAGAAAAATACCAGCACTGGGCGACAGGCTCGCTGAAATATTGGAACCATTACTGTTTGCATTGTGGGAGTAACCAAAGTTACCACCAGAAAGCCCCAGCATGACGGTGCCTTTTTCTGTTTGCGCTGAGGCGGATATAGTGAGCAGCGTAGCGCCGCCCAGCAGCATCAACTGCTTTTTCATACAATGAAGTAGGGAGAAGGAATAGAGAAACAGAATGCCCCACCATGATTCCAACTACCCCGGCCAGCGTTGCAAGGCGCACAAAAAAGCCCGCCAGACGCTTGAGTCTGACGGGCTTTTATATAACCAATCTCTACGCTAAATATTCTCTTTCTGCCTTACCAGGCCACTGATGCCCCACTCCTGCAGCTTGCGGCGGGTGGTTTCGGCTTCCGCCGGCGAGGCAAACTGCCCTACCAGCACGCGGTTCAGGGCGCGGCCATCCACGGTAGAAGCAGCAATGCTCACAGACAGGGTTTTATCGAGGGCCAGGATTTTAGCCTGCACGGCCTGGGCGTTGCGCGCATCGCCGTAGGTGCCGGCCTGAATAACAAAAGTGGGGGCGGGCTGCGGAATCACTACCGCATCGGCGGCTTCGGTAGCGCCGGGCTCAATTACGGTAGCCAGCGTGGTAGCAGCAGAATCAGTGGTCAGCTCAGCCAGATTCGCGGGGGCGTCCGTGGGGCCGAGGGGGGTATCGTCAGGTACGATTTCCGCCACTACTGATACGGCGCCCATACGGATAATGTCCAGCGGGCGGGCGGCTACTTCGGCCAGATCCAGGATGCGCTGGTGGCGGAAGGGGCCCCGGTCGGAAACCCGGACTACCACGGCCTTGCCGTTTTTGGGGTTGGTTACGCGCAAACGCGTGCCGAAGGGAAGCGTTTTGTGGGCGCAGGTATATTTAAACCGGTCGAAACGCTCGCCGCTACTGGTGCGCAGGCCCTGGTGTTCTTTGCCATACCAGGAGGCCCGGCCCCGCAGTACGGTTTTTTTAGCGGCGGTTTTGCCGGTTGGGGTTTCTTCTATTGTCTCTGTACGAGCCCAGGCAGTGCTGAGCGGGGCAGATAGCAGCAAACAAAGTAGTGCCATCATCAAGCCCGATACATCCATTCGGTAGAGTAACTTCATAGTGTTCGTTGCGTTGGTGAAGGGTGGCAAAACTATTAGCACAATCCTAAATCGGTGGGATACTTCCAAAGGAGAGCTGCCAGTGTTAGCTTTGTTATTGTCTTTTTCCGATAAAACTTGTACAAAATATATGCAATAAATTTTCACAAAAAATTGCGCTTACTCTTGGTTGATGCACTTTTTTGAATTATTAAGGGACGATTGACTGGAATCCAAGAAAATTAGACAATAAGGGAGATAAAAAATTTTGGCTATCAGCTCGTCGAGTAGTCGAAACCCTGGTTGCATAGGTGCCGATTATTTGTTATGAACATAGACGTCCGCTGAGGTAGACTGCCTCGTATCTTGCCGTATGGATTTTGGTCGCCTTTCTGATCTGCGCTACGTTGATTTTCGCCTGCCCCCGGACCACCCCGGCACTGCCGCGGTGCTGGCCCGCACGGCCCCATCCGCAGCCCCGCCCCAGGTGTTTGTGGGCTGCCCCATCTGGACCAATAAGGCCTGGCTGGGATCTTACTTTCCGGCCGGCGCCAAAGAGGCAGATTTTCTGAGCCATTATGCCCGGCAGTTTAACAGCATTGAGCTGAATACCACCCACTACCGCATCCCTGATGCGCCCACCGTGCGCAAATGGCGGGCGGCCGTGCCGGAGGGCTTCCGCTTCTGCCCTAAAATGCCGCAGAGCATCAGCCACGAGCGGGAGCTGTATAATGCCGATGACCTCACCACTACCTTCTGCCGGGCTATTCTGGAACTGGGCCCGGCCCTGGGAATGGCTTTTCTGCAGCTGCCGCCGCACTTCGGGCCCGAGCGGCTGCCCCGGCTGGAGCGCTACCTGCTCGATTTTCCTGCCGAAGTGCCCCTGGCCGTAGAGCTGCGCCACCCCGCTTGGTTTGCCGATAACGCCCTGCGCGAATCTGTGTTTGAAATGCTGGAAGCCCTGGGCAAAACTCTGGTGATAACCGATGTTGCCGGCCGCCGCGACGTGCTGCCCCAGCGCCTGACCACGCCCGTAGCCTTCGTGCGCTTTAACGGCCACGGCCTGGTGTCCACCGACTACCAGCGCGCTGATGCCTGGGCCGAGCGACTGGCCGCCTGGTTAGCTGCCGGGCTGCAAACCGTTTACTTCTTCATTCATCAGAAAGACATTATGCATGCCCCCATCTGGACGCAGTATTTCCTGGAGCGCCTGCATACCTTAACGGGCCTGGAGGTGGCGCCACCCCGCATCATTCCC
The Hymenobacter sp. DG25B genome window above contains:
- a CDS encoding outer membrane beta-barrel protein — encoded protein: MKKQLMLLGGATLLTISASAQTEKGTVMLGLSGGNFGYSHNANSNGSNISASLSPSAGIFLLDNFLVGTRVNVDYSYFSQNTYTSTPITPYRYTHQGIGYGLGPFARYYVPSGSKHRFFAEAGVALYHSRFRAETKQQGEATVQQNSRNTYSGFHGAVGYNYFFTPNIALEATAGYYHTDLGQAYSGGNLRGQLGLSIFLQKRQPAAPQP
- a CDS encoding septal ring lytic transglycosylase RlpA family protein codes for the protein MKLLYRMDVSGLMMALLCLLLSAPLSTAWARTETIEETPTGKTAAKKTVLRGRASWYGKEHQGLRTSSGERFDRFKYTCAHKTLPFGTRLRVTNPKNGKAVVVRVSDRGPFRHQRILDLAEVAARPLDIIRMGAVSVVAEIVPDDTPLGPTDAPANLAELTTDSAATTLATVIEPGATEAADAVVIPQPAPTFVIQAGTYGDARNAQAVQAKILALDKTLSVSIAASTVDGRALNRVLVGQFASPAEAETTRRKLQEWGISGLVRQKENI
- a CDS encoding DUF72 domain-containing protein; amino-acid sequence: MDFGRLSDLRYVDFRLPPDHPGTAAVLARTAPSAAPPQVFVGCPIWTNKAWLGSYFPAGAKEADFLSHYARQFNSIELNTTHYRIPDAPTVRKWRAAVPEGFRFCPKMPQSISHERELYNADDLTTTFCRAILELGPALGMAFLQLPPHFGPERLPRLERYLLDFPAEVPLAVELRHPAWFADNALRESVFEMLEALGKTLVITDVAGRRDVLPQRLTTPVAFVRFNGHGLVSTDYQRADAWAERLAAWLAAGLQTVYFFIHQKDIMHAPIWTQYFLERLHTLTGLEVAPPRIIPQPVQGSLF